A region of Neovison vison isolate M4711 chromosome 7, ASM_NN_V1, whole genome shotgun sequence DNA encodes the following proteins:
- the LOC122913481 gene encoding 60S ribosomal protein L23a-like: protein MMPKARKEAPTPHQSQSKNTEGQETGARRCPEPKKKKRFACHPPSHDQDTASLKPAQIILERAPPRETSLTTMPSSSSTMITESARKKIEDKNTLVFLVDVKANKHEIKQVMKKLYDVDVTKVNTLISPKRKKEAYVQHATA, encoded by the coding sequence ATGATgccaaaagcaagaaaagaagctCCTACCCCTCACCAAAGCCAAAGCAAAAACACTGAAGGCCAAGAAACTGGTGCCAGAAGGTGTccagagccaaaaaaaaaaaagagatttgcaTGTCACCCACCTTCCCATGACCAAGACACTGCATCTCTGAAGCCAGCCCAGATAATCCTGGAAAGAGCACCCCCAAGAGAAACAAGCTTGACCACTATGCCATCATCAAGTTCCAccatgatcacagagtcagccAGGAAGAAAATCGAAGACAAAAACACACTTGTGTTCCTTGTGGACGTCAAGGCCAACAAGCACGAGATCAAACAGGTTATGAAGAAGCTCTATGATGTTGATGTGACCAAGGTCAACACCCTGATCAGccccaaaagaaagaaggaggcatATGTTCAACATGCTACTGCCTAG